A section of the Telopea speciosissima isolate NSW1024214 ecotype Mountain lineage chromosome 3, Tspe_v1, whole genome shotgun sequence genome encodes:
- the LOC122655578 gene encoding uncharacterized protein LOC122655578, whose amino-acid sequence MGRASRIGFLLLSLSLLLQGIRASSTSPPLQINQEFGESVTSRILKQEQDQTHKVYCSRERSRAAWKIIDEYLMPFVEQEQYQIPSGCRLHPDNDLFRDQERHKAHVDINEWRCGYCKKSFRAEKFLDQHFDNRHSNLLNVSHGKCLADLCGALHCDLVMDSKLQKIKCNPAAAARSRHLCESLADNCFPVNKDPSASRLHELFLRQFCDAHTCKGKRKPFSRGGRKKTSALYIVLSILTLMLLPIFYVFVYLFQREMKSGVQDLKRISKVGRKTKSY is encoded by the exons ATGGGGAGAGCCTCGAGGATCGgctttctccttctctcgctGTCTCTATTGTTGCAGGGAATACGAGCTTCTTCAACTTCGCCTCCTTTACAGATTAATCAG GAATTTGGAGAATCAGTGACTTCAAG GATTCTTAAGCAAGAGCAGGATCAAACTCATAAAGTATATTGTTCCAGAGAAAGGAGTCGTGCTGCCTGGAAAATCATTGATGAG TATTTGATGCCTTTTGTTGAGCAAGAGCAATATCAAATTCCGAGTGGATGCAGGCTTCATCCAGACAATGATCTATTCAGAGATCAGGAGAGGCACAAGGCCCATGTGGATATAAATGAATGGCGATGTGGGTACTGTAAGAAAAGCTTCCGGGCAGAGAAGTTTCTTGACCAGCATTTTGACAATAGACACTCCAATCTGCTGAATGTT AGTCATGGCAAGTGCTTGGCAGATTTATGTGGGGCATTGCATTGTGATCTTGTGATGGATTCGAAGTTGCAGAAAATTAAGTGTAATCCAGCAGCTGCAGCAAGGAGCCGTCATCTTTGTGAG AGCCTTGCCGACAACTGTTTTCCTGTCAACAAGGACCCTTCAGCAAGCCGTCTTCATG AATTATTCTTACGGCAATTTTGTGATGCTCATACTTGCAAAGGAAAGCGAAAACCATTCTCTAGAGGGGGCAGG AAGAAAACAAGTGCACTGTACATCGTACTTTCAATATTGACTTTGATGCTGCTGCCTATATTCTATGTTTTTGTCTATCTCTTCCAAAG AGAAATGAAAAGTGGTGTCCAAGATTTGAAGCGCATCTCAAAAGTCGGACGCAAGACAAAGTCGTATTAG